A window from Urocitellus parryii isolate mUroPar1 chromosome 1, mUroPar1.hap1, whole genome shotgun sequence encodes these proteins:
- the Ncl gene encoding nucleolin, which translates to MVKLAKAGKNQGDPKKMAPPPKEVEEDSEDEESSDEEDDSSGEEVVVPQKKGKKAATTAPVKKVVVSLTKKAVASPAKKAAVTSGKKAAAIPAKKTVKPAKAVAASGKKGATPCKALAAAPGKKGAVAPAKGAKNGKNAKKEDSDEEEEGDSEEDEDDEEDEDDEEEDEFEPEVMKAAAAAASEDEDEEDDEEEEDDDEDDEEDDEEEDDSEEEEPMEITPAKGKKAAPKAEPVKHKGMAEEDEDEDEEDEDDEDEDEEDEDDDEEDDEEEEEEEEEPVKEAPGKRKKEMAKQKAAPEAKKQKVEGTEPTTSFNLFVGNLNSNKSALELKIGISELFAKNDLAAVDVRIGTTRKFGYVDFESAEDLEKALELTGLKLFGNEIKLEKPKGKDSKKDRDARTLLAKNLPYKVTQDELKEVFEDAMEIRLVSKDGKSKGIAYIEFKTEADAEKTFEEKQGTEIDGRSVSLYYTGEKGQNQDYRGGKNNTWSGESKTLVLSNLSYNATEETLQEVFEKATFIKVPQNQNGKSKGYAFIEFASFEDAKEALNSCNKREIEGRAIRLELQGPRGSPNARSQPSKTLFVKGLSEDTTEETLKESFDGSVRARIVTDRETGSSKGFGFVDFNSEEDAKAAKEAMEDGEIDGNKVTLDWAKPKGEGGFGGRGGGRGGFGGRGGGRGGRGGFGGRGRGGFGGRGGFRGGRGGGGDHKPQGKKTKFE; encoded by the exons ATGGTGAAGCTCGCAAAG GCCGGTAAAAATCAAGGTGACCCTAAGAAAATGGCTCCTCCCCCAAAGGAGGTAGAAGAAGATAGTGAAGATGAGGAATCTTCAGATGAAGAAGATGACAGCAGTGGAGAAGAG gtTGTCGTCCCTCAGAAAAAAGGCAAGAAGGCGGCTACCACAGCACCAGTAAAGAAGGTGGTGGTTTCCCTGACAAAAAAGGCAGTTGCCTCACCTGCCAAGAAAGCAGCTGTCACCTCAGGCAAAAAGGCAGCAGCCATTCCAGCCAAGAAGACAGTTAAACCAGCCAAAGCAGTTGCAGCATCTGGCAAGAAGGGAGCCACTCCTTGCAAAGCATTGGCAGCAGCCCCTGGTAAGAAGGGAGCTGTTGCCCCAGCCAAGGGGGCAAAAAATGGCAAGAATGCCAAGAAGGAAGAcagtgatgaggaggaggagggtgacaGTGAGGAGGATGAAGACGACGAGGAGGATGAAGATGACGAGGAGGAGGATGAATTTGAACCAGAAGTCATgaaagcagcagcagctgctgcctcAGAGGACGAGGATGAGGAGGatgacgaggaggaggaggatgatgatgaagatgatgaggaGGATGACGAGGAGGAAGATG ACTCTGAAGAAGAAGAACCTATGGAGATCACACCAGCCAAAGGAAAGAAAGCTGCTCCAAAAGCCGAACCAGTGAAACACAAGGGCATGGCTGAGGAGGACGAGGATGAGGACGAGGAGGATGAAgatgatgaggatgaggatgaggaggatgaagatgatgatgaagaggatgacgaagaggaggaggaggaggaagaag AGCCTGTCAAAGAAGCACCCGGAAAACGAAAGAAGGAAATGGCCAAACAGAAGGCAGCCCCTGAAGcgaagaaacagaaagtagaag GCACAGAACCAACTACATCTTTTAATCTCTTCGTTGGAAACCTGAATTCTAACAAATCTGCCCTTGAACTAAAAATTGGTATCAGTGAACTTTTTGCGAAAAATGATCTGGCTGCTGTGGATGTCAGAATTGGAACAACTAG GAAGTTTGGCTATGTGGATTTTGAATCTGCTGAAGATCTGGAAAAAGCCTTGGAACTCACTGGTTTAAAACTTTTTGGCAATGAAATTAAACTAGAGAAACCCAAAGGAAAAGACAGTAAGAAAG atcGAGATGCAAGAACACTTTTGGCCAAAAACCTCCCCTACAAAGTCACTCAGGATGAATTAAAAGAAGTGTTTGAAGATGCCATGGAGATCAGATTAGTCAGCAAGGATGGGAAGAGTAAAGG GATTGCTTATATTGAATTTAAGACAGAAGCTGATGCAGAGAAAACCTTTGAAGAAAAGCAGGGAACAGAAATTGATGGTCGATCTGTATCCCTCTACTACACTGGAGAGAAAGGTCAAAATCAAGACTACAGAGGTGGAAAGAATAACACTTGGAGTG GTGAATCAAAAACTCTGGTTTTAAGCAACCTTTCTTACAATGCAACAGAAGAAACTCTTCAGGAAGTATTTGAGAAGGCAACTTTTATCAAAGTGCCCCAGAACCAAAATGGCAAATCTAAAGG GTATGCATTTATAGAGTTTGCTTCGTTTGAAGATGCAAAAGAAGCTTTAAATTCCTGTAATAAAAGGGAAATTGAGGGGAGAGCAATCAGGCTGGAGTTGCAAGGACCCAGGGGATCACCTAATGCAAGAAGCC AGCCATCAAAAACTCTGTTTGTCAAAGGCCTGTCTGAAGATACCACCGAAGAAACCTTAAAAGAATCATTTGACGGTTCTGTTCGTGCAAGGATAGTCACTGACCGGGAAACTGGATCCTCCAAAGG GTTTGGTTTTGTAGACTTCAACAGTGAAGAAGATGCCAAAGCTGCCAAAGAGGCCATGGAAGATGGTGAAATTGATGGAAACAAAGTTACCTTGGACTGGGCCAAGCCTAAAGGGGAAGGTGGCTTTGGGGGTCGTGGTGGAGGCAGAGGAGGCTTTGGAGGCCGAGGTGGTGGCCGAGGAGGCAGAGGTGGATTCGGCGGCAGAGGCCGGGGAGGCTTTGGAG GGCGAGGAGGCTTCCGAGGAggcagagggggaggaggagaccaCAAGCCACAAGGAAAGAAGACGAAGTTTGAATAG